From the Pelorhabdus rhamnosifermentans genome, the window CCATGATTTGTCGCTTCGATCCCGGCAGCGCATTTTTGCTAATAAATCGATACACATAGTATCCGACAAATGGTGCAACAAACGCCATATTAAAAGTATTGGCTCCAATCGCTAATATTCCACCATCGCCGAAAACGATGGCCTGAATAACCAAGGCTACACTCATTGTAATCACCGCCGACCACGGGCCTAAAATAATTGCGATTAAAGTAGCCCCGATGGCATGTGCGGTAGTCCCGTCGGGAATGGGTACATTAAACATCATGATTAAGAATGAAAAAACTGCGCCCATTGCTAAAAGAGGAATCCGGGACACATACAAAGTCTTTTTCAATTTGTTCGAAGCGTGGTACCATACTGGCAGCATAACTATTCCTAAAGTTGCACAAGTAGATGGGCTTAAATATCCGTCAGGAATGTGCATTATTAAAACCTCCTTAAATTAAAATCAAGTGCAAAGTGATTCATTCATCTTACATTTTTTCATCATTTTGTTACATTGCTAGGTGAATAGGTAATGAAAAAGCCATGCAAAGTTTTCCCATCATAGGAAACAACCTTCATGGCATCAGTCCTCACAAATATTAAATTGATATCAACTATAATTTATCATAACCTTCAGGTTACGTAACATACATCGTGTATGTTGTTAAAACTAATTAATTAGTATTTACAGTATTCTACTTTTCAAAACACATTCCTGCTATTAACCAATGTTTTTTAATAAAATCAGAGTTTCAGTGATGTCAAGGATGGCAGCCTAATTTGAGTCATTAAGGATGCTCGATGTCTGAGAGAGAATATCGCCGCGATGATTAAGTACATTATCCAATTATTTGTATTGACGGTTGTAAAAAGTCACTGGTATAATAAGGATGTATCTGACATAATGGCGATGGAGTTCGCCTTAGACTCCGTGCAAACGGTAATGACTCCTACCACTTTGTTGGTAGGAGTTTGTTTATTTTACTTGACTTGATACTTTTGGGAAGTTGAGGCATTTGTTTGTTAGCAGAGAGGAGAGAAAAGATGAACTATTCAACTGAAGTCAAAGACATGTGTATCGTGGCTAAAGGTCCAAATCACGGGGCCGCTCCCATTCCGCAGGAGGGCAAATGGACAAAGGTAAAAGAGATAAAAGAGATAAGTGGTTTAACTCATGGTGTGGGTTGGTGTGCGCCTCAGCAAGGGGCCTGTAAGTTAACTCTCAATGTAAAAGACGGAATCATTCAAGAAGCATTAATTGAAACCATTGGTTGTTCAGGGATGACTCATTCCGCAGCAATGGCTTCTGAAATTCTTCCCGGTAAAACCATTTTAGAAGCATTAAATACTGATTTGGTTTGTGATGCAATTAACACCGCCATGCGTGAACTGTTTCTTCAAATTGTATATGGTAGAAGCCAGACGGCTTTCTCTGAGGATGGACTACCTATCGGAGCCGGCCTGGAAGATTTGGGCAAAGGATTAAGAAGTCAGGTTGGGACCATGTATGGTACATTAGATAAAGGGCCAAGATATTTGGATTTGGCGGAAGGGTATGTGACTCGGATCGGGCTGGATGAAAATAGCGAAATTATTGGCTATCAATTCGTGCATCTTGGGAAAATGATGGAAATGGTTACGAAAGGCCTGGATGCTAACGAGGCGCTGCAGAAGGCAACAGGCCAATATGGACGTTTTGATGAAGCAATGAAGGTTATTGATCCCAGACACGAATAAATACATAGAGGAGGAACAATCATGGTTATGTTTGAAGGCTACGAACGACGTATCGACAGTATTAACAAAACACTGAAAGAGTATAAGATAGAATCACTGGAACAGGCCAAAAAACTCTGTGATAACAAGGGGATTGATGTTCAGAGTATCGTAAAAGGAATTCAGCCGATTTGTTTTGATAATGCATGTTGGGCCTATACTCTTGGGGCAGCGATTGCTATCAAAAAAGGCAATACAAAGGCTG encodes:
- the cbiM gene encoding cobalt transporter CbiM, translated to MHIPDGYLSPSTCATLGIVMLPVWYHASNKLKKTLYVSRIPLLAMGAVFSFLIMMFNVPIPDGTTAHAIGATLIAIILGPWSAVITMSVALVIQAIVFGDGGILAIGANTFNMAFVAPFVGYYVYRFISKNALPGSKRQIMAGAVAAYIAINIAALAASIEFGIQPLLFTEPDGTPLYCPYGLSVAVPAMLLAHLTVAGFVEGIVTAAALKFIAIQSLDAMISQPKIGKEA
- a CDS encoding iron-sulfur cluster assembly scaffold protein, translated to MNYSTEVKDMCIVAKGPNHGAAPIPQEGKWTKVKEIKEISGLTHGVGWCAPQQGACKLTLNVKDGIIQEALIETIGCSGMTHSAAMASEILPGKTILEALNTDLVCDAINTAMRELFLQIVYGRSQTAFSEDGLPIGAGLEDLGKGLRSQVGTMYGTLDKGPRYLDLAEGYVTRIGLDENSEIIGYQFVHLGKMMEMVTKGLDANEALQKATGQYGRFDEAMKVIDPRHE